The following nucleotide sequence is from Bactrocera oleae isolate idBacOlea1 chromosome 2, idBacOlea1, whole genome shotgun sequence.
TTATACATAAGCAAAATTTTcgatgtaaaataaaataaaaaattatatacaacgattaaatattgatatgtacaaatattataaataagatCAATatgaaaactgaaaatattttgaataaggtGGGGGGTCTCGTATGCCTTCTAACCAACCCCATTACCAACCACGTTATGATAACAATAcgtttgtttaattaaataatacatttataataatataataaattactttaatttacCTAGTTTTAGAAATAAAGCTTTTTACAAATATACTGTGCTATAAtagattaaatttttaagcactCAACATACTTGCGTATAACTGGTGGACTGTCCTCAACCATGCCATTCGTTTCGTTGGCCAAACGCAATGCCAATTCATGATCACGCCGCTCCTGCTCCAATTGCTGTCTATACTTGGCGTCGTCTTGTGCTTCCTTCTCTAGTTGTGCTTGTAACGCCAACGCTGCCCGGCGATCTTCCTCCTCTTGTTTAAGCCGTTGCAGCTCCTCAGCCTTTCGACGCGATTCCATTTCAGTTTTGCTACAAATTATTGAAAGCGACATTAGAAAAGTGTTTGTGGCCATTCAACTTTAAGTGTAATATAGCAAATTCTTTTGTATTCAACAATAAGTTTTCGTTGTGCTTACAGTCGTTTGTTTTCTTCCTCTTCAAGTTTCTTTTGCTCTTCCTCCTCTTTGGCGCGTCGTTCTGCCTCCAGCGCTTCCTGTATTTTGCGCAGACGTTCTTGCTCTTCTGCTTGCTTTTGTTCCTAtgtaaaataaacgaaaaaagcGCATATACACAACTGTAGcattataatgaaaataatgtgtaaaatttacgaatattattcaaaacaattattaaaaaattaattttatgtttctaaAGTTGGAtgcaaaatatgaataaattttcaGTTACCTTTAACTTGGTGTTCAAGTCTACAGTCAACTTATTCATATTGGCCATAACGATGGTGTAGAGACCATCGATTTCTCTTGAAGATATTTTCTCGTTTGTCTGTAATAAAGAATTACATTATTTTAGActtacattttgttgttgtcatttatATGGGCTAATAACGTACCTTGATTGTTTTTATGGCTTCGTCAACTTGACGATTTATACCATTCACTTCGCTTATAAACTCATCGCGACCCTTCTTCAATCCACCAGCAATTTCAATAGTCTTTTGCGCATTGAAGCGAACTTTGTTGATCTTCGCAATGCCTTGGTAACGCGGACGATGCTGTTTGCGCGCCAAATAACCACGCACAGTACGTTGTATGAGCAAAACACAATTGTTGCGATACTTGATACGATTGCGCACTGTAGAATAAACAGTTAGTTAATCAAATGTTTTGACTGATGCTCAGTAATAGTAATAGAGGGCTTATTTTGACTTACGTTTGATTACACACACCGCACCGAGCGTTGATTTCACCCAACGTGAACGTATCAACCATTTTTTTACCTTGGCCACGATCGCCAACAAATTTTCAGGATCCGATTTCATAATGCGATCGAATTCAACGAACTTTCCAGGGCGGAAAAATACCTTCTTGACGCCAAACTTGAAATCTTTTGAGCTGAGGTTGAGTGATTGCAACATGGCTTCGCAGAAAGTGCGTGGCGGCAACTTGGCTAACTCGGGCGGTAAAACCGATTTATACATGTTATACAGATCGGCGAACTGTACGCGCGACGGATAACCGTGCTCCATGAGCTCCAGCACTGAAATTGTGCCAGAGCATTTGAGTTGTGCCAAAGCTAGGCCACCCTCGAAGTCACGATCGATCATTTTGCTGTTTGGCTTGATGCAACGTATGAAATTAGTGCccttgaaatatgaaaaaaatgttactaTGAGCACTAACTGTTATATTAATTACGGCTTACATTCTTCTCTAATTTCTCCATTAATTCGGCTAGTTGCGTTTTGAATTTCGAGCCAACGGAAATGAAATTCAATTTACCACGCAATGCTGTATTACTGCCCGATGGAAAGAGAGTTTTTAGCAGCGGGTTCTCGCACTCCTGCACCAAACCCTCCAGAGAAGCATGTAAAGCATCGTTGTTTTTCTCAATAAATTGTTCctgtgaaatataaataaaattatataaacatcgCACTCACATCAAGTTCACTAGCACGCACCGTATTGTAGCAGACAGCGCCAGCAAAGTGGCGAACCAGGAACCCATCCTCATCCCTTAGCGTGCGATGCGCCTTCAAACGCGATGAGCGCGGCAAGCCCAAACGGAAATGATTTGACCACGCCTTGTGTACCTCGGCTGTGAAGTGCTGTGCCGACGGTTTCGGCAACTTCGACTCCTCATCCAATAGTGTATAAATGCCGTTTGCCTTCGCTTCAATTAAATCGATGATATCCTGATTATCGGTGAATGTGATTTCCGGCACATTCAAACCCTCACTCTTGTACAGCTCTTGCTCGTTTTTGAGAATATTGTCGTTGaagaatttttgtaatttctcaTTACAATAATTAATGCAGAATTGCTCGAACGAATTCACAGTGAAGTATTCAAAACCAGCGATATCCAAGACGCCAATGTAAAAGTTGGATGCTTGGAAGGGAATGCTTTGATTAATTAATGCAACAATGCGATCAAAGAGACGGCTGTAAATTGCTTTGGCAAGTGCATCACGCGCATTGCTGGCCTCGTAAATTTTTAAGGGTACCCTAAAGCAGCAAAATTGTTCGATTATGATCATCAAGTGAGATTGTGTGAGACAATACTACTTACATAATTACTGTACCCTTAAAGCCGCCACCTTTACTCTGCATCACCCGGGATACCAGCGCTTGTCTGAGCTCTGAAGGGTCCACACCCAGCAGTTTCGATGTAATGGTTAGCCATTTCTCTGAAGTTTCCGACACTTGACAACCACCTCGGGCATCGTCCGGAATCTCTTCAAAGGCAATATTGCCCAAATGCAAGACGGCAGCCACTAATGAATAGATTTCTAGCTTATTCACATCGCTCAAACCCAAGCGACCCAATGCGCGATCgagattttgaaaatgattgtaatCGTCTATTATAGGATCCTTAAGTGGTCCTTTCTTCACGTGATTTGTAGATTTTTGAGCAGCAGGAATCAGTTGTTCCGTTTTGGCATTGGCAAAATACTGTGTGCAACCAGAGAGATACTGGAAAAagccaataaaattaattatatattataaatttagctGATTAAAATTTGAGTAATAATCATTCATAGgcaaattcaatatattaagATAGTTAAGATAGATAATTTGAGAGGTGCGAATCGATATTAGCTCATATTTCAAACTTCTACAAGCaggaatgaaaaaaatgttctctCTTTTAAGGGGTATAGCCACTGTAGAGTTttcgaaaaagttttttaataaccGATGCTTTGTAGTCATCAAAATAAGTTTCAAGTTGATTTGTAGAGAGGAATATTTACGAGAGTGGAACGACTTTAAGCTTATATGTATAGTAAGCCCACCTCTTTCTCCTGCGCTTCCACCTCTGAAACTTTaaagcgtttttctcaaaactactttttccCAATTGGcgacacaaatatgtaactttgatattttttatcgaTCAACTTCAAATATTGAGATTATCTTTAGAATTGGATTTTGCATAGAAGTACGTAGGGAAatttcgattgatttaaaacttttctatgGCCTgcttattacgaaattattgacaaaaaaatttaatttttctgtttaaacgcctgcaatttttaaaacaatcaatattttcaaatttcccaACGTACTTTAATAGGTATTCTCATGTAGGTTAACGACAGGACGACAATTGTGGATGCAAAATATTTCGCCGCGGCgctctttaataaaaaaaaacacattcaaAGAGCCATCGCACAGTTTATTTATTAGAGTCAataaaattaaccaaaaaaattataatttttcatcagcTTGGGGTTCAAACTTGAGAAGTGTTTCATTAACAAAGTTCAGCGAATAAATGATGAATGATGAATGATATATcacgaaaaaaaatgtatgaatctGCACATGATTTTATACCCGCTACAGTGGCCTTACCCCTTAATTggcatacaaacaaattaatatgataGTTATTCCCATTATAATATGAATActcatatttacatttatatagaaCGAatgaacacaaacaaaaaatcattaatttcttACTGTGAACACTTTTGTTTTATCTGCAAtgaaaattctatttttattggAAATGTTCTCAAGAAAACAAACTTTTCTACCGACCattattatataagaaaatttctCTTTCCCTCAAACAGGGTCTACATAtccgttataacaacaacaataagaaatttattttgttttagctCATTAGTTGCCTATCATTTaattacatgtgtatgtataatcgaaataaaaatatgaaaaactataaacaacaataaaaattaatattttttatactacgGATACAAAAGCCTTTGCATACAAATCTATGTAGATACATGAATACGAAAGTCGTATCATAAAAATCTTTCAGTTACATATTTTTCATGGCTTCACTCACCCGATAATCATCCGGCTTGCCTAAATTAAGCTTATCGCGCAGCTGTTGTGGCGCACCTGCAAGCAACATGAAGAATACATGATAGTTGCGCTCCTCCGAACTCTGCGTGCATATGCGACTCTTCTCCAGCAGATAATGGGAAATATAGCCGCCAACCACTTGACACTTGGCATCATAGTGCACTTCAATGAACTTGCCGAAACGCGAAGAGTTGTTGTTGCGTGTAGTTTTTGCATTACCAAAAGCCTCAAGTACGGGATTGGCTGCAATAAAAGcgaaataaattacattttacgAATATAAAAGTTGGTGGCATGTCTCATTGCCTTACCATCTAAAATTTTTTGCTCAATTGGTCCGGCACTGTCACTGGAATGACACAAATACTTCAGCAGATACTTGGTAGATTCTGTTTTGCCAGCACCCGATTCACCAGATACGATAATTGATTGTGACGATTTGAGTACGCGCATATCACGTATAGCCTTATCAGCTGCAACAATTATATatagtgtaaatatgtatttatgttcatTGTGGTctcaatgtgtgtgtgtgtgtagtttcTTTAAGGTTTTCAGTGGAATTTTGTATAACATCTGTTTTTTTGGGTTGTAGATAATTATTATCTTACCTATCGCAAACACATGTGGCGGCAGCTCGCCTAAGGAACGTCCAGTATACTTCTTGATTGTGGCTGATGAGTAGAGATCACTGATTTCACGATAGGGATTCACAGCAATTAGTATGTTGGCCACATATGTCTgcgaaaagaaatatttgtatttttagttaaattttaggAAAATAATTATGCAGAATCGATCAgggaaaatattgtaaaacgGTTAGAATAATTGCACAATTGCCTTTATGAATGACGGTTATATTAGCTTTCTTAAAGCAACGTGAGGCTTGTACATATCTCAACTGATTGGCTCGATTATttgtaacgggtgatccaagtagaggtacttttttcaatattatgatatttttgttcagtattctttggcattttatcatggaaagacttacgcctgaacaacgtttacaactcgttcaactttattacgaaaatttacGTTCTGTGAACAATGTGTTTCGCCCGCTTCGCTCAACTTTGATCAACATtatcggcctactgagcataCTATTCCTAACACTATCagccatcttgagacccagcattcattattggataatattcgaccgaatagaccataACTAGCACACAGTGAAGAAAAtttagcggccgtagctgagagtgtgcacgaagaccgtggagagtcgattcggggCCGtacgcagcaactcggactgacgtatgcaACGACTTGGCGCCTTTttcgtcgagatcttaaattgaaagtgcaagaattgaagccgatCGACCTCATCGCCTCACTCTATGAGCGTTTTCGAGCCAAACTTTTTTCAGCGATGAgccccatttctggctcaatgggtatgtaaacatgcaaaattgccgcatttgagacgaagagcaacctgaagagattgaAGAGCTAacaccgtcaatggcgaccgatATCGcgcattttctgtttttttttttctttaaaaaagtagagaacctcgaaatggatcaccctttagAATTTTGCATTGTCGTTTGCTTGtcaaaagattttattttacgtatgcataaatatatttgagagcTTTAAAGAATCGGGTAAAGAGCTCAGGACTCTAATAATGCAATTGATATAATTCCAGTTATAAATATAATGACAATAAAATAACGGAGCGTATATTAGCAATGGTTGCTTTGAATTTTGGAACTAagctcaaaatatatatttttgacttcTATTGGAAAATATGGagcaaactttatataattttaataaatggcTCAAATTTGATATAAACTTCTTAGTACTTACATAGATTTTGTCTTTATAGTAACGTGTTTTTAAGTTATCCAAAAAGGTTGCTTCATTCAGCAGCATAAGTTCACCTGAAagagaaaatttagaaaattaatattgaaaaatagcaaaatCAGTCTCAATGTAGTCActaattgtttttataaaccATATGcgtttatatgtacaataccatgtccggttttatgtttttttgggtAATTAGTGAGCAAAGTCATTTCAAAAATTAGCCTTATCACTCAAAACGATTTCGACgagaaattatataattaatgacatatgtaggtataacaGCTTTTGCTGCAGTTAGCGTGATTAGCTTTGGAACGAAAAAACCACAACTCTGCAATACCTGAAGAAGTTCGTTTGCAGATACATGACTTGAATGAAAACTAATAGTGATGTTGGAAGCAGCGCCGTTTTGAATGCTTTTGGTGTGCGATGTTGTAAAGCAGAACTGAGTGCTATGCGTTGGAGTAGACATTTTACATGTTGAATATCGGAAAGAAAGCACAAGACATAATGTGCAATTTAAACTTATGACATTATTGTGCGCAACTTGATGTAAATATGAAACATagcttttctttctttttatgatttttgtcaTGTAAGCGGCCGTGGTCATAAATTGAAGCATTTTTAAGCGCTTGCGGTCTTAAGTGTTCTTACAATTGGTTGCGGTCGACCTGCTATATCTGGCTTCAACATCTTACGATGCTCATGATGAATGTAGCCTGACCATGCAGACGTTACACATGTGGACTGGTCAGTTAAAAAAGACAGaagatgtttaaatttaaaaacaaaaaatcaaatggaataaaaatgagaaaaattcaaatcgGCATTACGCTGACGAATGGAAATAGCTTTGGCAAGAGCAAGAAGACCAGTTTTGCCGCGGCTGAAATTGGTGGCTGGAGCATAGTTGTGGCCTCATGCAGACAGCGCATAACGCGACAAAGAGTTGCATTGCTACAAACGATCGAAATCTGCgcggaatatttaaataaataggcATTACAGTGGTTTTTTAGGCTTTAAAGAATGGACAGAAACTTTTTGGAATACCTAATGATAATAAAATCGTTGAATAGTTAATCGCCGTAGACGCGAAGTAAGCACGTGATACTCTACGGGCTGATAAGGCACGGTGTGTCTTTGTTTCAAAGCCAGTTGAGCTATGTTCATATCTATACTTGTTTTCGTATGataatacatacgtatatgtatgtttactaaaataaaatgatataacACTAAAAAGATAATTATCTAAACAACACTCACAATTGTCATCATGATCTTGAGGTCCATCGCACGATGAAAATATATCGTCAACGTGACAGGAGCGCTTTGCATATTTCCGATCGACTGGTTCCACTTCGAATTCTTTAGCACCGATCTCCGAGATGCGACACTGTATATAGCCCTCGACTGGATCGCGTGCCCACACCAATTGTGTGTCCATTTTGCgcactgaaaaaaaaataaacgaaactcGTTATAAAATATTACCGTTAGCATCAAAAATAGAATTCActcataaaaagcaaaaatgttaCTTCAATAATGCTGACGatattttttatcacaaaaaaatACCCACAAGCTTATCGTGTGCTTATGctttctatacaaaaaaaaaataaataaaataaagtaacaaaACACAAAGCACCGACACCGACACTAACACGATTCTTTTCTGGTTAAAAGTGTTCCGCAACGCTAGCAAAAGTCAACTAACTATGCGCTCCGACTGCGGAGCACCGTCAACCCAAAACCAGCATTGACGATGGGTTCAGCGAATACGCTGCTCCACTTCAATACGCTGCGGTACAAATCAAACGCTCCGCGCTCAGTTTCGTTGACTCGTTTAGTAACTGTGCTGGTTGGTTCATTGGCTGGCTAGTAGCTGATCGACTGGTTGGTACTTGGGCCGGTCGGTAGGTCGTCGGTGTGGCAATCTAAGCGTGTTCTGTGCACTTTTTGCACAACCGCCATTTTCCATTGCCATTCTCTCGCCACTCGCTCGCGCTACTGCTATGCGCTCTCTTTAGGCCATTTCAGGCTTTTtagatacgagtatatacttttaactttgttgttgttgtgtttaatTGTACTATTATAGCAATTTCGcaagctattttttttatttatggagttaatttctacatttctgTACAAAAGTGCTGGTCTGACTCATTTTTCGCTACATGATAAGATTAAGTTTCCTTACTGGGCTCAAGTACATACCAAACTTTCggctttttgcttttgttgttgctgaagtTGTTTCATTCAACAAGGTGCGAAGGTAT
It contains:
- the jar gene encoding myosin heavy chain 95F isoform X3 — protein: MDFYTKADRHNDKDCVRKMDTQLVWARDPVEGYIQCRISEIGAKEFEVEPVDRKYAKRSCHVDDIFSSCDGPQDHDDNCELMLLNEATFLDNLKTRYYKDKIYTYVANILIAVNPYREISDLYSSATIKKYTGRSLGELPPHVFAIADKAIRDMRVLKSSQSIIVSGESGAGKTESTKYLLKYLCHSSDSAGPIEQKILDANPVLEAFGNAKTTRNNNSSRFGKFIEVHYDAKCQVVGGYISHYLLEKSRICTQSSEERNYHVFFMLLAGAPQQLRDKLNLGKPDDYRYLSGCTQYFANAKTEQLIPAAQKSTNHVKKGPLKDPIIDDYNHFQNLDRALGRLGLSDVNKLEIYSLVAAVLHLGNIAFEEIPDDARGGCQVSETSEKWLTITSKLLGVDPSELRQALVSRVMQSKGGGFKGTVIMVPLKIYEASNARDALAKAIYSRLFDRIVALINQSIPFQASNFYIGVLDIAGFEYFTVNSFEQFCINYCNEKLQKFFNDNILKNEQELYKSEGLNVPEITFTDNQDIIDLIEAKANGIYTLLDEESKLPKPSAQHFTAEVHKAWSNHFRLGLPRSSRLKAHRTLRDEDGFLVRHFAGAVCYNTEQFIEKNNDALHASLEGLVQECENPLLKTLFPSGSNTALRGKLNFISVGSKFKTQLAELMEKLEKNGTNFIRCIKPNSKMIDRDFEGGLALAQLKCSGTISVLELMEHGYPSRVQFADLYNMYKSVLPPELAKLPPRTFCEAMLQSLNLSSKDFKFGVKKVFFRPGKFVEFDRIMKSDPENLLAIVAKVKKWLIRSRWVKSTLGAVCVIKLRNRIKYRNNCVLLIQRTVRGYLARKQHRPRYQGIAKINKVRFNAQKTIEIAGGLKKGRDEFISEVNGINRQVDEAIKTIKTNEKISSREIDGLYTIVMANMNKLTVDLNTKLKEQKQAEEQERLRKIQEALEAERRAKEEEEQKKLEEEENKRLKTEMESRRKAEELQRLKQEEEDRRAALALQAQLEKEAQDDAKYRQQLEQERRDHELALRLANETNGMVEDSPPVIRNGQSDVSPMAPNRLIRSENVRAQQQALGKQKYDLSKWKYSELRDAINTSCDIELLEACRQEFHRRLKVYHAWKAKNRKRTTMEENERAPKSVMEAAYKAPPLAHPKQEITTAQHRYFRIPFMRANAPENTKRGLWYAHFDGQWIARQMELHADKPPILLVAGVDDMQMCELSLEETGLTRKRGAEILEHEFNREWERNGGKPYKNLGANNN
- the jar gene encoding myosin heavy chain 95F isoform X4: MTSISYLRTLLNETTSATTKAKSRKFVRKMDTQLVWARDPVEGYIQCRISEIGAKEFEVEPVDRKYAKRSCHVDDIFSSCDGPQDHDDNCELMLLNEATFLDNLKTRYYKDKIYTYVANILIAVNPYREISDLYSSATIKKYTGRSLGELPPHVFAIADKAIRDMRVLKSSQSIIVSGESGAGKTESTKYLLKYLCHSSDSAGPIEQKILDANPVLEAFGNAKTTRNNNSSRFGKFIEVHYDAKCQVVGGYISHYLLEKSRICTQSSEERNYHVFFMLLAGAPQQLRDKLNLGKPDDYRYLSGCTQYFANAKTEQLIPAAQKSTNHVKKGPLKDPIIDDYNHFQNLDRALGRLGLSDVNKLEIYSLVAAVLHLGNIAFEEIPDDARGGCQVSETSEKWLTITSKLLGVDPSELRQALVSRVMQSKGGGFKGTVIMVPLKIYEASNARDALAKAIYSRLFDRIVALINQSIPFQASNFYIGVLDIAGFEYFTVNSFEQFCINYCNEKLQKFFNDNILKNEQELYKSEGLNVPEITFTDNQDIIDLIEAKANGIYTLLDEESKLPKPSAQHFTAEVHKAWSNHFRLGLPRSSRLKAHRTLRDEDGFLVRHFAGAVCYNTEQFIEKNNDALHASLEGLVQECENPLLKTLFPSGSNTALRGKLNFISVGSKFKTQLAELMEKLEKNGTNFIRCIKPNSKMIDRDFEGGLALAQLKCSGTISVLELMEHGYPSRVQFADLYNMYKSVLPPELAKLPPRTFCEAMLQSLNLSSKDFKFGVKKVFFRPGKFVEFDRIMKSDPENLLAIVAKVKKWLIRSRWVKSTLGAVCVIKLRNRIKYRNNCVLLIQRTVRGYLARKQHRPRYQGIAKINKVRFNAQKTIEIAGGLKKGRDEFISEVNGINRQVDEAIKTIKTNEKISSREIDGLYTIVMANMNKLTVDLNTKLKEQKQAEEQERLRKIQEALEAERRAKEEEEQKKLEEEENKRLKTEMESRRKAEELQRLKQEEEDRRAALALQAQLEKEAQDDAKYRQQLEQERRDHELALRLANETNGMVEDSPPVIRKSENVRAQQQALGKQKYDLSKWKYSELRDAINTSCDIELLEACRQEFHRRLKVYHAWKAKNRKRTTMEENERAPKSVMEAAYKAPPLAHPKQEITTAQHRYFRIPFMRANAPENTKRGLWYAHFDGQWIARQMELHADKPPILLVAGVDDMQMCELSLEETGLTRKRGAEILEHEFNREWERNGGKPYKNLGANNN
- the jar gene encoding myosin heavy chain 95F isoform X2; translated protein: MTSISYLRTLLNETTSATTKAKSRKFVRKMDTQLVWARDPVEGYIQCRISEIGAKEFEVEPVDRKYAKRSCHVDDIFSSCDGPQDHDDNCELMLLNEATFLDNLKTRYYKDKIYTYVANILIAVNPYREISDLYSSATIKKYTGRSLGELPPHVFAIADKAIRDMRVLKSSQSIIVSGESGAGKTESTKYLLKYLCHSSDSAGPIEQKILDANPVLEAFGNAKTTRNNNSSRFGKFIEVHYDAKCQVVGGYISHYLLEKSRICTQSSEERNYHVFFMLLAGAPQQLRDKLNLGKPDDYRYLSGCTQYFANAKTEQLIPAAQKSTNHVKKGPLKDPIIDDYNHFQNLDRALGRLGLSDVNKLEIYSLVAAVLHLGNIAFEEIPDDARGGCQVSETSEKWLTITSKLLGVDPSELRQALVSRVMQSKGGGFKGTVIMVPLKIYEASNARDALAKAIYSRLFDRIVALINQSIPFQASNFYIGVLDIAGFEYFTVNSFEQFCINYCNEKLQKFFNDNILKNEQELYKSEGLNVPEITFTDNQDIIDLIEAKANGIYTLLDEESKLPKPSAQHFTAEVHKAWSNHFRLGLPRSSRLKAHRTLRDEDGFLVRHFAGAVCYNTEQFIEKNNDALHASLEGLVQECENPLLKTLFPSGSNTALRGKLNFISVGSKFKTQLAELMEKLEKNGTNFIRCIKPNSKMIDRDFEGGLALAQLKCSGTISVLELMEHGYPSRVQFADLYNMYKSVLPPELAKLPPRTFCEAMLQSLNLSSKDFKFGVKKVFFRPGKFVEFDRIMKSDPENLLAIVAKVKKWLIRSRWVKSTLGAVCVIKLRNRIKYRNNCVLLIQRTVRGYLARKQHRPRYQGIAKINKVRFNAQKTIEIAGGLKKGRDEFISEVNGINRQVDEAIKTIKTNEKISSREIDGLYTIVMANMNKLTVDLNTKLKEQKQAEEQERLRKIQEALEAERRAKEEEEQKKLEEEENKRLKTEMESRRKAEELQRLKQEEEDRRAALALQAQLEKEAQDDAKYRQQLEQERRDHELALRLANETNGMVEDSPPVIRNGQSDVSPMAPNRLIRSENVRAQQQALGKQKYDLSKWKYSELRDAINTSCDIELLEACRQEFHRRLKVYHAWKAKNRKRTTMEENERAPKSVMEAAYKAPPLAHPKQEITTAQHRYFRIPFMRANAPENTKRGLWYAHFDGQWIARQMELHADKPPILLVAGVDDMQMCELSLEETGLTRKRGAEILEHEFNREWERNGGKPYKNLGANNN
- the jar gene encoding myosin heavy chain 95F isoform X1 codes for the protein MTSISYLRTLLNETTSATTKAKSRKFVRKMDTQLVWARDPVEGYIQCRISEIGAKEFEVEPVDRKYAKRSCHVDDIFSSCDGPQDHDDNCELMLLNEATFLDNLKTRYYKDKIYTYVANILIAVNPYREISDLYSSATIKKYTGRSLGELPPHVFAIADKAIRDMRVLKSSQSIIVSGESGAGKTESTKYLLKYLCHSSDSAGPIEQKILDANPVLEAFGNAKTTRNNNSSRFGKFIEVHYDAKCQVVGGYISHYLLEKSRICTQSSEERNYHVFFMLLAGAPQQLRDKLNLGKPDDYRYLSGCTQYFANAKTEQLIPAAQKSTNHVKKGPLKDPIIDDYNHFQNLDRALGRLGLSDVNKLEIYSLVAAVLHLGNIAFEEIPDDARGGCQVSETSEKWLTITSKLLGVDPSELRQALVSRVMQSKGGGFKGTVIMVPLKIYEASNARDALAKAIYSRLFDRIVALINQSIPFQASNFYIGVLDIAGFEYFTVNSFEQFCINYCNEKLQKFFNDNILKNEQELYKSEGLNVPEITFTDNQDIIDLIEAKANGIYTLLDEESKLPKPSAQHFTAEVHKAWSNHFRLGLPRSSRLKAHRTLRDEDGFLVRHFAGAVCYNTEQFIEKNNDALHASLEGLVQECENPLLKTLFPSGSNTALRGKLNFISVGSKFKTQLAELMEKLEKNGTNFIRCIKPNSKMIDRDFEGGLALAQLKCSGTISVLELMEHGYPSRVQFADLYNMYKSVLPPELAKLPPRTFCEAMLQSLNLSSKDFKFGVKKVFFRPGKFVEFDRIMKSDPENLLAIVAKVKKWLIRSRWVKSTLGAVCVIKLRNRIKYRNNCVLLIQRTVRGYLARKQHRPRYQGIAKINKVRFNAQKTIEIAGGLKKGRDEFISEVNGINRQVDEAIKTIKTNEKISSREIDGLYTIVMANMNKLTVDLNTKLKEQKQAEEQERLRKIQEALEAERRAKEEEEQKKLEEEENKRLKTEMESRRKAEELQRLKQEEEDRRAALALQAQLEKEAQDDAKYRQQLEQERRDHELALRLANETNGMVEDSPPVIRNGQSDVSPMAPNRLISFTRGVTTFASRYFNKSENVRAQQQALGKQKYDLSKWKYSELRDAINTSCDIELLEACRQEFHRRLKVYHAWKAKNRKRTTMEENERAPKSVMEAAYKAPPLAHPKQEITTAQHRYFRIPFMRANAPENTKRGLWYAHFDGQWIARQMELHADKPPILLVAGVDDMQMCELSLEETGLTRKRGAEILEHEFNREWERNGGKPYKNLGANNN